The Anopheles maculipalpis chromosome 3RL, idAnoMacuDA_375_x, whole genome shotgun sequence genomic sequence AAcggcacaccaccaccaacaaccacaTCGAAGCGTTTAGTCCAAAAAACGGCCGCCAATATCTGGGCGCAAGGCCACCTAGTTCGGCTACACCGAGCGTAGAACGCGTTCGTGCGTGCGTGGTACATGGAGCGTTAAAGAAGTTTGTGCTGCTTTTCCTTCGTCTGTTTCTGCTTCTAGCACGGTTTGGGGAGGTAAAACTTTGATCAGGTTGAGCGCGGGTTCTTCCACGTCACAAGGCCACCGCTTAGTAGACTTTAAAATAAGCATGAAACTAGCGAAAAAATGGTATGCATCTACTGGTCAAACTCTGCCAAGCTGCAGTAATTTGCACGAATTTACACACAGCTGTGCACCGTAGCCCGGGAGGGAATTTCGTATGCAGCATGGTACAGTAAAATATGCACTGCTCCCAACACCTTATCGCCTCTTTGCTTTCCCAAAAATCGGGTTTTTGGTGTTGCTTTTCATTCAGAGGAAGATTTTACTTTcaaattaaacttttcttAGCTCTCGCCTTTTGTCCAGCCGTACCCAAGACCGGTTCTAATGGATGCCATTAGAATCGTACTTTTGTGGCCGGACGGATAAATGGCTATCGGGAGTTATGAAGCGCAACGATGGTGCGAACACCGTCCTGTTCTTGGCGTAGAGCTCGCTAGCAACAAGCGCCCCCTAATGAACGCAAATTTAACGACACCAAATTGTAAGTAATCTTACAGCTGGTTAACGTACGGCCCGACGAGTCTAGTGCTtcgcaaaaaagaagaaggacagGCTATCTCTCCCATACCCTGCAACCGAGGGCCGTGTAATTATGGGAAAGTAATGGTGCACAGCATAATGCTTAATTTCAACTCCGGAAGGTTTTCCATTTCCGACCAAGCATCGTTCGCTCGGCACCGGTCGCCTATCAAGTATCCAGGCGTGTTGTGTCAGAATTTCATGTTTCACTATCTCGCCGAACCCCAATGATTATATCCAACCACGATGTACTCCACCCCATGGTTGGTCCACATGATGGGTGGTCGCAGGAAGATCACATCCAGCACACATCCGGTATTCAACTCTGGCTACTGCTCCATAGCGTATGTTCCGTTGAATAAATACACTATCAGTCAGCGTTCGCCGTAACTGCCGCAGTGTTTACCGTTGGATCATCGGCCTTGCGAGGATGGTTACCCGAAAATATTCCAGTATGCTGAACATCGCACAACCGAATCAACCTTTGCCGGTCGTTGTTGCGGCGATTCTCGGCGTTTTGATTTCTTTCCCGACTGGCATTGTGGGATGGTCTGTGCTCAGTAGAGCTTCCAGGCCCAACAATCACTCTACAGACCGAGCATTTgttgaagcaaacaaacaaaaaaatcttccatttgCTCAAATAAAtgccaacaaaacaacatcttACATCTTTGTCCAAACAAACCAGTCGCCCATGTTGTGTGGATGGGTGCGAAGGAACGGGAAGTTGCCTGAACTGCATGCAAATCTGCCAGTAAGGATaacaaaacaactaaaaaacaCAACTTGCATTTTGGATATCCCAAAAAGGCAAACGCGCCAGCCCGCATTTCCTCGGTGTGTATATTTTCATGGAATTTTGCGTAGTTACCGACCGTGTAATTCAACTTCCCAAAAGCCTGTTAAGTCCTTTGTAACGGGCGAGTTTCGGGCGGAGAGACTGTTTATGTCGTTGACATGTTTCTCCATAACAGCACTTTTCTGGTTCGCTTGATGGCAAGAAACGGGACTCCCAGGGGtgtccttcttttcttctcattcGACCTTCAGCTAGAGAGCCGTTTTTGAGATTGCAATATTTAATGAGACCCGAACAAGTTCAGCAACACAGTTGCTGCGAGCTCTCTGCTACATGtggacacaaaacaaacaaacaaacattcctaCACCACTACCATGCATGAGCGTTTCGCGGCAAGCAAGCACcaaaaatgcaatgaaaattgtttctaTTTCGAAACAAATTATTAATCAAAATTGAATCTTTATGAGTGCAAACTTTCAGGCAGCCAAACGAAGCCTGTCCAGTTCCAGAATTCCTTGCGGTATCGGTGGCGTAGTCGCCATGGTGCGCTTTTTTTATTACCAAAAGTGCGCCGCCATTATTTACTCTCCCGTTGTAATGgtgttaatttattaaatttcaaccTCAAGTCAAGTCGATCGACAGGATCATGACTAGAGCTAACACGTTTCTGAAGCGTATGCCCCGCCAGCGCTTCATCAAACTCACCTCAACTCGATGTCAAAGCGTCGGACGATAGACGGGGGCGTCGTCATTACCGCGTTTAAAATGACGGTCGAAAAATGCGTCGAACGATCCATGGGTGGAATGCTGCAGCATCAAACCACAACACGCCGGCGGTATGAATTAGTCAGGGGGCCGGCTGCTGGGCAAATGTCTCGCTAGTTGCTggcaaacgataaaaaagcCATCCCCGCATATTTTCGGAAGGTAATTATAGCTTTTATACTCTTCTGTTCAACCCCGAAAAGGATGTAAAAGCTGGCCATCTCAGACGAATGGTGATGATTTCTTCCCAGCGAAAGTCATAAACCGATGTCGTCGGGTGGAACCTGGCTGGAAATTAAATCCTGGCAGTGAAAAATGGAGCGCGTCTACCATATCGCCGTGCAGTTGAAGCTCCAGGGGGTGTATAAGAGGCGTGTGGCTTACATATGATCTGTGCTCACTCAACGGGGTTGCAGCAATATAACCTTCCAGTTGGAGTCGACCCATTCAAGGGTTCCCTAAAATCCCCACACAAAAAGGATACCGGAATGGTCCGATGCTATTTTAGCCTTATTTTGGGTCACGTTATGATGGCAAGGATggtaaaaaaagggttcatcACCCCGCCGAACGTTGATGGAAGTTTAAAATTTGccaatttaataaatctttaaCAACATCCCGAGCCATCTAAGCGGAATCAATCACCTCCGGCAACTCATTTCACTAGGAGGACGCGAAAGAATGCAGAGCTTAGGTCATAAAATTTGACACTATGTTTTCCCTTGAGTTGTAGCATTGGCAAGTTAGCCAGGTGCCAGAGAACAGCAAATAGGTATTTTTAGTTCAAATTGATTGTCACAGCTGTTGTACGGTAAACAGGTGAATGGTCCCTTTTCCCTGAAAGACGATGATAAATATTGGAAGCACGTGCAAAATTGTACGGTCATTTATCTCAAAACCTCCCGCAGATATTGCTGTCTCCTGTCACGTTCAAACAGTACCGTCACTTTCAGCTAATGAGTATCGTGGATCGACAGAacttaaagtttttcccacgTCGTCAAGCGCTTTTCTTCGTTGGAAATCTTacgaaataaattactttcttATTCTTTCTTCATCTACAGCCCTGGTCTGTTGGAAAGAAGAGCAAGGAGATGACGTCCGGGAGCCGCTTGTGGTTGGCGCTGGCTGGGGTGCTGCTAGTGCTGGCCGTGATAACCGGTCCGGTTGATAGCTATTCACCGTTTAAGAAGGGACCACAGCATGGTTCGTTTACCCGTACATCGCCAGCTAATGGAGAACGTGGCACGGTACGGGAGCGTGAACGTGAGCGGGAACGCGAGCAGCAGGAACGATTGGCAACACCGTACGTAGGTCCGCTGGTGGGACTGGAAGGTGGTGGCAACCGGGCAGCCAACGACTTCCTCGAGGATGTCGGTAAGAACGTTTTCGACACCGTGTATCACTGGAAGGTGATCGACTTCATGTACCCGTCGCTGCAGTTGCGTAATAACGCCATTCGGACACGGTAAGTAACGATCTTTGTGGGGTACATTGTAGTCTACACGATTGAACTGATGTGTTGCTTCTCTCCACGCAGAGAATTCATCCCGGAGAACAATCTACCGCTCGGAGTGGATCGATTCCGCGATCGGTTGTTCATAACCACACCACGCTGGAATCCTGGTGTGCCGGCTACTCTGTCCTATCTTCCACTGCCCGCCCAAGATCGTAGCCAACCGTTGATGCCATACCCGGACTGGACTTACCATACGTCACCACGCAACCCAGACTGCTCCAAGATGATGTCCGTCTATCGCATCCAGGTGGATGAGTGCGATCGCCTTTGGGTGCTGGATGCGGGTGTTACCGACACTCTGACCAACCTGCAGCAGGTCTGCCCACCGAAGATTATGGCATTCGATTTGCAAAACGATGAACTTCTCTTCACGTACGTACTGCCAGCGGAACAGGTGAAGGAGGACTCGCTTCACACGAACATCGTGGTGGACGTACGAGATGGCCAGTGTGACGATGCGTTC encodes the following:
- the LOC126562090 gene encoding protein yellow-like; amino-acid sequence: MTSGSRLWLALAGVLLVLAVITGPVDSYSPFKKGPQHGSFTRTSPANGERGTVREREREREREQQERLATPYVGPLVGLEGGGNRAANDFLEDVGKNVFDTVYHWKVIDFMYPSLQLRNNAIRTREFIPENNLPLGVDRFRDRLFITTPRWNPGVPATLSYLPLPAQDRSQPLMPYPDWTYHTSPRNPDCSKMMSVYRIQVDECDRLWVLDAGVTDTLTNLQQVCPPKIMAFDLQNDELLFTYVLPAEQVKEDSLHTNIVVDVRDGQCDDAFAYVADVWRNGITVFDMRKFKSWRTTNHLYNPNPLASDYNYQELNFQWSDGVFGMSLAPVHRSGDRMLLFHPMSSFMEFQVPASILRNETVWEGFGLAAKAFQPVGTRGRMGQSSTAGVGKNNVQFFTLVQQSGVGCWDLGKPYNRNNLGVVEKNAQKLTFPNDLKVDREPQQSLWVMSNKLPVFLYDKLDYTQTNFRVLMADARKAIENTVCDPRVPPSLAFDAAQLECELEL